The Mercenaria mercenaria strain notata chromosome 10, MADL_Memer_1, whole genome shotgun sequence genome contains a region encoding:
- the LOC123561489 gene encoding uncharacterized protein LOC123561489 has protein sequence MATEVQHIMRKFLKRFVRSQVIREANDVRSIAYDDISNQLPDDKIAVGQTTRCYIREHEDDLTDDQLDKFFRSVWAFYQATVKKMLNASPLMTQSSRTPVSWFLPAGKRSNKMQLCD, from the exons ATGGCTACAGAGGTCCAGCACATCATGCGGAAATTCTTGAAGAGGTTTGTCAGGTCACAGGTTATCAGGGAGGCTAATGATGTAAGATCCATCGCCTATGACGATATATCAAACCAGCTTCCTGACGATAAAATTGCAGTCGGCCAGACCACTAGGTGCTACATCAGGGAACACGAAGATGACCTGACTGACGATCAACTGGACAAGTTCTTCAG GTCAGTTTGGGCCTTCTATCAAGCAACAGTGAAAAAGATGCTGAACGCTTCCCCTTTGATGACCCAGTCCTCCAGGACTCCAGTTTCCTGGTTCCTACCAGCTGGGAAGAGATCGAACAAGATGCAG TTGTGCGACTAG